From one Gracilibacillus salinarum genomic stretch:
- a CDS encoding metallophosphoesterase family protein translates to MTSKIAIITDIHGNAAALQTVLDDIDQDKQVAHIYCLGDLIGIGHQTNEVLDLLLSRTDISFIRGNHEESVLRILEGKEPLSTGEERKHHYWIAERLDKAFVPALLHMPMTREQTINGKHFLFLHYHIQEKKQFSPIDCHPSAEKLDTLYQHSKADVICFGHHHVIHHFQSNKKLYLNPGALGCNHHPFAPYATIQIGNEGQMDISFKEVAYDNKDFLLAFQTLRVPASAYILKNFYGEQHVKWHK, encoded by the coding sequence TTGACCAGCAAAATAGCAATAATCACCGATATCCACGGTAATGCTGCAGCCTTACAAACGGTTTTGGATGATATTGATCAAGATAAACAAGTTGCACACATTTATTGTCTCGGTGATTTAATCGGAATAGGTCATCAAACCAATGAGGTATTGGATTTGTTATTGTCACGTACAGATATTTCTTTTATCAGAGGCAACCATGAAGAGTCTGTATTGCGAATTCTCGAGGGCAAGGAGCCGCTCAGTACAGGGGAAGAACGAAAACATCATTATTGGATTGCCGAGCGCTTAGACAAAGCATTCGTTCCCGCTTTATTACATATGCCGATGACCAGAGAGCAAACCATTAACGGAAAGCATTTTTTATTCCTGCATTATCACATACAGGAGAAGAAGCAATTCTCACCGATTGATTGTCATCCTTCTGCCGAGAAGCTTGATACGCTCTATCAGCACTCAAAGGCTGATGTGATTTGTTTCGGACACCATCATGTCATTCATCACTTCCAATCCAATAAAAAGCTCTACCTGAATCCTGGTGCTTTAGGCTGCAACCACCACCCCTTTGCGCCCTACGCAACAATACAGATCGGAAATGAAGGGCAAATGGACATTTCCTTCAAGGAAGTAGCCTATGACAACAAAGATTTCTTATTAGCCTTTCAGACCTTACGCGTGCCTGCGAGTGCGTATATATTGAAAAATTTTTATGGGGAACAGCATGTAAAGTGGCATAAATGA
- a CDS encoding DUF488 domain-containing protein, whose translation MKLKRIYDQPTKTDNIRILVDRVWPRGVSKKAAKLDLWLKEIGPSPSLRKWFGHDPEKFATFRTEYLQELRDDGEKREALAKLKDCYEEHNGEITLLFATKELEYNHVMILKELLET comes from the coding sequence ATGAAACTAAAAAGAATCTACGACCAACCAACCAAAACCGATAACATACGCATACTAGTCGACCGCGTCTGGCCAAGAGGCGTCTCCAAAAAGGCTGCAAAGCTGGACTTATGGCTGAAAGAAATTGGCCCGTCGCCCAGTCTCCGTAAATGGTTCGGCCATGATCCAGAGAAGTTTGCCACATTTCGAACCGAATATCTGCAGGAATTAAGAGATGACGGGGAGAAGAGAGAAGCGTTGGCGAAGTTAAAGGACTGTTACGAGGAGCATAATGGAGAGATCACGCTCCTTTTTGCCACGAAAGAGCTGGAGTATAATCATGTGATGATCTTGAAGGAGCTGCTCGAAACATAA
- the nagZ gene encoding beta-N-acetylhexosaminidase codes for MPRARSKKTKQKGIVYLILFLIVAVVAFFMYFTQQPTENDQTQEDITNTPETEKPAKNTDQIANTIEQIHSAAGKGTVPNIPFVAGETSYQQVQDEWGDPDQSSQVNGATYAVFADKTIGYQYEVVFDIRSAAGSIQTITYQAITKTLGEPTDTRYFQDDTHNQVILVYHTESGYELKWILPQPSESNEDPTVDHISVYKEPSAPSNEKASISDVVAEMSLHEKIGQMILAGVSGTTLDADTQNLITEQQIGGFIFYANNLETPKQTVQLINQIKRKNESNRLPLFLSVDQEGGEIERLPGELIPFPTNQEIGESNNKQFSYQVGVLLGQELNAFGFNLDFAPVMDVNSNPDNPIIGNRSFGDNPEVVSKLGVETMKGIQSQDIISVIKHFPGHGDTSVDSHLQLPTVNKEMAELEQLELVPFERAIANGADVVMAAHILLPAIDPEYPSSMSRAVITDMLREKLAFDGVIMTDDMTMKAITDNYSIGEAAVQSVKAGNDMLLIAHGYNNVVEAIEQVTEAVQQGDISEERINESVKRVIQLKRKYELKNEKVDTVDIDKLNQSIEKVLD; via the coding sequence ATGCCTCGAGCCAGAAGTAAAAAAACCAAACAAAAAGGAATCGTTTACCTAATATTATTCTTGATCGTTGCTGTGGTTGCGTTCTTTATGTACTTTACACAACAGCCAACAGAAAACGATCAAACGCAGGAAGACATAACAAATACTCCTGAAACAGAAAAACCAGCAAAGAATACTGATCAAATCGCTAACACGATCGAACAAATCCATTCCGCAGCTGGAAAAGGAACCGTTCCTAATATCCCATTTGTTGCAGGAGAGACAAGTTATCAGCAAGTGCAGGATGAATGGGGAGATCCTGATCAATCATCGCAAGTGAATGGTGCAACCTATGCAGTGTTTGCAGACAAAACAATTGGCTATCAGTATGAGGTGGTCTTTGACATTCGCTCTGCGGCAGGGTCCATCCAAACTATTACGTATCAAGCGATTACCAAAACATTAGGAGAACCGACCGATACGCGTTATTTTCAGGATGATACGCATAATCAAGTTATCTTAGTCTACCACACAGAATCCGGATACGAGCTGAAATGGATTTTACCTCAACCCTCTGAATCAAACGAAGATCCGACGGTTGATCATATATCCGTTTATAAGGAGCCATCAGCACCCAGTAATGAGAAAGCTAGTATTTCGGATGTAGTTGCGGAGATGAGCCTGCATGAAAAAATAGGACAAATGATTCTCGCTGGAGTTTCTGGAACAACACTTGATGCAGATACCCAGAACCTGATCACAGAACAACAAATCGGCGGTTTTATTTTTTATGCGAATAATTTAGAGACACCAAAGCAAACGGTGCAGTTGATCAATCAGATAAAAAGGAAAAATGAGAGTAATCGACTTCCACTATTTCTAAGTGTCGATCAGGAGGGTGGAGAGATTGAGCGGCTGCCAGGAGAGCTAATCCCTTTTCCTACTAATCAGGAGATTGGCGAGAGCAATAATAAACAGTTCTCCTATCAAGTCGGTGTTCTGTTAGGGCAGGAGTTAAACGCATTCGGATTCAATCTCGATTTCGCCCCGGTCATGGACGTCAACAGTAACCCGGACAATCCGATTATCGGCAACAGATCGTTCGGCGATAATCCAGAGGTCGTCAGTAAGCTTGGGGTGGAGACGATGAAAGGAATCCAGTCACAGGACATTATTTCTGTGATCAAACATTTCCCGGGACATGGCGATACCTCTGTCGATTCCCATTTGCAGCTTCCAACCGTTAATAAAGAGATGGCCGAATTAGAACAATTGGAGTTAGTGCCTTTTGAACGGGCAATTGCAAACGGGGCAGACGTAGTGATGGCGGCACACATTTTATTACCTGCGATCGATCCGGAATATCCGTCATCGATGTCCCGAGCAGTGATCACAGACATGTTGCGGGAAAAATTAGCATTCGACGGTGTCATCATGACAGATGATATGACGATGAAGGCAATCACCGACAACTATTCAATTGGAGAGGCAGCGGTCCAATCAGTGAAAGCGGGCAATGATATGCTGCTGATTGCGCACGGATATAATAACGTTGTGGAAGCGATTGAGCAGGTAACCGAGGCCGTTCAACAAGGCGACATATCCGAGGAAAGAATAAATGAAAGTGTAAAAAGAGTGATCCAATTAAAAAGGAAATACGAACTCAAGAACGAAAAAGTCGATACAGTAGATATCGATAAGTTGAATCAATCGATTGAAAAGGTACTTGATTAA
- a CDS encoding LysR family transcriptional regulator: MDIKHLKYFLEIAKTRSFTQAAENLYITQPALSRAIKSLEAELQNSLFIRTRKKILLTDAGELLQNHAVPIVEKMDRLEEDLHSLNTVHTGHIRIGLPTFIHSFFFSKLIGAFHLEYPAITFQLEENGSKIIEEKVMNGQLDCGVIVLNGKNHAIDCVSFVAEPLSAVVHPSHPLAGREHIRLDELKDDAFIMFNQDFELRNIILDACNQVGFQPKITSETSQLDFIEEMVASELGITLLPESTSNALSGNVQSLPISQPVVEWNLAFIWKKDTYISQTNKTFISYAKDRLV; the protein is encoded by the coding sequence ATGGATATTAAACACCTTAAATATTTTTTAGAAATAGCGAAGACGAGAAGCTTCACACAGGCTGCCGAGAACTTATACATCACACAGCCCGCTCTCAGCCGTGCGATTAAATCACTGGAAGCGGAATTGCAGAACTCCCTGTTTATTCGAACGAGGAAGAAGATTCTGTTAACCGATGCCGGGGAATTATTACAGAACCACGCCGTTCCGATTGTAGAGAAAATGGACAGGCTGGAGGAAGATCTCCACTCTCTCAACACTGTTCATACCGGGCATATCCGCATCGGACTCCCGACGTTCATTCATTCTTTTTTCTTCTCGAAATTAATAGGCGCTTTTCATCTCGAATATCCTGCGATTACCTTTCAGTTGGAAGAGAACGGCTCGAAAATTATCGAAGAAAAGGTCATGAACGGACAGCTGGATTGCGGTGTCATCGTATTAAATGGGAAAAATCATGCGATCGACTGTGTATCTTTTGTCGCTGAACCTTTATCCGCGGTCGTGCATCCGTCTCATCCGCTGGCAGGTCGCGAGCATATACGGTTAGATGAATTGAAAGACGATGCCTTCATTATGTTTAATCAGGATTTTGAATTACGTAATATTATACTCGATGCCTGCAACCAAGTAGGATTCCAGCCAAAAATCACATCCGAAACATCGCAATTGGATTTCATCGAAGAAATGGTCGCCTCTGAGCTGGGCATTACCTTATTACCGGAAAGTACCAGTAATGCATTGTCCGGGAATGTCCAAAGCCTCCCGATCTCACAGCCTGTCGTGGAATGGAACTTAGCATTCATCTGGAAAAAAGATACCTATATTTCACAAACGAATAAAACCTTTATCTCCTACGCCAAGGATAGATTGGTGTAA
- a CDS encoding carboxymuconolactone decarboxylase family protein, whose amino-acid sequence MEKSKYQQGLDKLMEYTLEGNDEVSTHLKISEDLEDIAPDVGKYIIEFAYGDIYSRDGLENKQRALVTIASLVTQGTEPQIELHINTGLSAGLTKKEIVESIIQLIPYTGFPRVLNALTIAKKVFEVREEESAE is encoded by the coding sequence ATGGAAAAAAGCAAATACCAGCAAGGCCTAGATAAATTAATGGAATACACACTTGAAGGCAATGATGAAGTGTCCACGCACCTGAAAATTTCAGAGGATCTGGAAGATATCGCCCCAGATGTCGGCAAGTATATCATCGAGTTTGCATACGGTGACATCTATTCCCGTGATGGACTGGAGAACAAACAACGTGCACTTGTGACGATCGCATCCCTTGTTACACAAGGAACCGAGCCACAAATCGAGCTACATATTAACACAGGGCTTTCAGCAGGATTAACGAAAAAGGAAATTGTCGAGAGCATTATTCAGCTGATACCATACACAGGCTTTCCACGTGTCTTAAATGCCCTGACTATTGCGAAAAAGGTGTTCGAGGTAAGAGAGGAAGAAAGTGCTGAATAA
- a CDS encoding Fe3+ hydroxamate ABC transporter substrate-binding protein, producing MLERKLYCSDCNKEIEAGEDIYAKMKAPKHKIMVEIKAYLKKESDILCQECFGK from the coding sequence ATGCTTGAACGAAAGCTGTATTGTTCCGATTGTAATAAAGAAATAGAAGCTGGAGAAGACATCTATGCAAAAATGAAGGCTCCCAAACATAAAATCATGGTGGAGATTAAAGCTTATTTAAAGAAGGAAAGCGATATTTTGTGCCAGGAATGCTTTGGGAAATGA
- a CDS encoding polysaccharide deacetylase family protein, which translates to MLPRIFILLGITLLLTCHFAITSHAQSTKYPLQAKFPNLMLYEGEVDEKIIALTFDDGPDQRYTPEILDILKKNQVKATFFLVGTRVEKHAEIAKRIVSEGHAIGNHTFWHPNLAESDIQKMQWEIRKTSTQILHVTGQESSWFRAPYGALNEKQVLMLGSLGYKGIGWSLDTEDWKSPGESAITNQVINHVHPGAIILMHSAGHWTQDLSGTVDSVNKLIPTLKKHGYQFVTIPELWELSQHK; encoded by the coding sequence ATGTTGCCTCGAATTTTTATCTTATTAGGAATTACACTACTTCTAACATGTCATTTCGCTATAACCTCTCATGCCCAATCAACCAAGTATCCGTTACAAGCTAAATTCCCTAATCTCATGTTGTATGAAGGTGAAGTAGATGAGAAGATCATTGCTCTCACGTTCGATGACGGCCCAGACCAGCGATACACACCAGAAATTTTGGATATTTTAAAGAAAAACCAAGTGAAGGCTACTTTTTTCTTAGTGGGAACGCGGGTAGAAAAACATGCAGAGATAGCCAAACGGATTGTATCGGAAGGACATGCTATTGGAAATCATACCTTCTGGCACCCTAACTTAGCGGAATCAGATATACAGAAAATGCAATGGGAAATTCGTAAAACCAGCACACAAATATTACATGTGACCGGTCAAGAATCGTCATGGTTTAGAGCCCCATATGGCGCATTAAACGAAAAGCAGGTATTAATGCTTGGAAGCCTCGGGTACAAAGGCATTGGCTGGTCACTTGATACAGAGGATTGGAAGAGCCCAGGGGAAAGTGCGATAACGAATCAAGTCATTAATCATGTTCATCCCGGAGCAATTATCTTAATGCATAGTGCGGGCCACTGGACACAAGATTTAAGTGGCACGGTTGATTCGGTAAATAAACTTATTCCCACGCTAAAAAAACACGGGTATCAATTTGTTACAATCCCTGAATTGTGGGAACTTAGTCAACATAAGTAA
- a CDS encoding acyl-CoA thioesterase, producing the protein MEAMKMKDTRVVQTDQVLINDLNNYNSLFGGVLMKKMDACATLSARRHSRVKECVTASTDSVNFIEPILQSDSVCIESFVTNTGKSSMEIFCKVIAENLETGERRFAATAFFTFVALDYNRKPTSVPPVIPDTPEEQYLHETSSERVQIRNAKREQNIALIQKMSLEKPWD; encoded by the coding sequence GTGGAAGCAATGAAAATGAAAGATACTCGAGTTGTGCAAACAGATCAAGTTCTTATAAATGATTTAAATAATTATAATTCCCTTTTCGGCGGCGTATTAATGAAGAAGATGGATGCATGTGCCACCTTGTCGGCGAGAAGACATTCCCGAGTAAAGGAATGTGTGACGGCATCGACCGATTCGGTTAACTTCATCGAACCAATTCTGCAATCTGATTCGGTTTGTATCGAATCGTTTGTGACCAACACAGGAAAAAGCTCGATGGAAATCTTCTGCAAGGTCATCGCAGAAAATCTGGAAACAGGTGAACGCCGTTTTGCTGCGACAGCTTTTTTCACTTTTGTTGCCTTAGATTATAATCGCAAGCCGACAAGCGTCCCTCCCGTTATACCGGACACACCGGAGGAACAGTATTTGCATGAGACCAGCAGTGAACGTGTCCAAATCCGAAATGCCAAGCGCGAGCAGAACATTGCGTTAATTCAGAAGATGTCACTAGAAAAACCTTGGGACTAA
- the bioB gene encoding biotin synthase BioB produces MDYSKLATDVLNGYELTDEEALSILESPDESLLLLLNGAYQIRKHYYGNKVKLNMIINTKSGNCSENCGYCAQSRDSSAPIDTYRMLDKTAIVAGAEKAEQMRAGTYCIVASGRGPTNRELDHVVEAVKEIRAKHDVKICACLGILKEGQAVRLKEAGVHRYNHNINTSENHHDTITTSHSYQDRLRTVNEAKRAGISPCSGVIVGMKETRQDVVQMAKALKELDADSIPVNFLHAIDGTLLEGTDELNPLYCLKVLAMFRYVNPTKEIRISGGREVNLKSLQPLGLYPANSIFIGDYLTTLGQEDTEDHRMLRDLGFEADVM; encoded by the coding sequence ATGGATTACAGTAAATTGGCAACAGATGTTTTAAATGGTTATGAACTGACAGATGAAGAAGCACTAAGCATATTGGAGTCGCCTGATGAGAGTCTTTTGCTGCTGTTAAACGGCGCCTATCAGATTCGCAAGCACTACTATGGCAACAAAGTAAAGTTGAACATGATCATCAATACCAAATCAGGCAACTGCTCGGAAAACTGTGGCTACTGTGCCCAATCGCGGGATTCGAGCGCCCCAATTGACACGTACCGGATGCTGGACAAGACAGCCATTGTTGCTGGTGCGGAGAAAGCAGAGCAGATGCGTGCCGGTACATATTGTATCGTAGCCAGCGGCAGAGGCCCGACAAATCGGGAGCTGGATCATGTCGTGGAAGCAGTTAAGGAAATCCGAGCAAAACATGACGTCAAAATTTGTGCATGCCTCGGCATTTTGAAGGAGGGCCAGGCGGTGCGACTAAAGGAGGCGGGAGTGCACCGTTATAACCACAACATCAACACCTCAGAAAATCATCATGATACGATTACCACAAGTCATTCCTATCAGGACCGCTTACGAACGGTAAACGAAGCCAAGAGGGCTGGGATTTCACCGTGCTCAGGTGTTATTGTCGGCATGAAGGAAACGAGACAGGATGTGGTACAAATGGCAAAAGCGTTAAAAGAATTAGATGCAGATTCGATTCCGGTTAATTTCCTCCATGCAATCGATGGCACCTTGCTGGAAGGCACCGATGAGCTCAATCCGTTATATTGCCTAAAGGTGCTCGCGATGTTCCGCTACGTTAACCCTACAAAAGAAATACGCATCTCAGGCGGTCGCGAAGTAAATCTGAAGAGTCTGCAACCGCTTGGACTGTATCCCGCCAATTCAATCTTCATCGGCGATTATTTAACAACGCTAGGTCAGGAGGATACAGAAGATCATCGAATGCTGCGTGACCTCGGTTTTGAAGCGGATGTGATGTAA
- a CDS encoding putative holin-like toxin, translating into MRIAGEQSGRSILCNCNHDKYKSKNHPTIGAKDTDEDEIRVATEYVSDPLDRPALLRLSKEGELANMMTTYEALMLTISFGALIVAILSFAHRK; encoded by the coding sequence ATGCGAATTGCCGGGGAACAATCGGGACGATCCATCCTGTGTAACTGTAATCACGACAAATACAAAAGTAAAAATCATCCTACAATTGGCGCAAAAGATACAGACGAGGACGAAATACGCGTTGCAACGGAATACGTATCTGATCCACTGGATAGGCCAGCACTTTTAAGACTTTCAAAGGAAGGAGAGCTGGCAAATATGATGACAACGTATGAGGCTCTGATGTTAACGATCTCTTTTGGAGCTTTAATTGTAGCGATTTTATCTTTTGCGCACAGAAAGTAA
- a CDS encoding DinB family protein, with amino-acid sequence MQKVVERINHWIKTLPEVYNTMSEEEVSSRPLPNKWSKKEIVGHLCDSAILNMERFIKIQYEESVYIVESYDQDQWVAVQNYQDTKLGEIVNLFQTLNNQILNIVQHIPNDKLSNLCDIGNNQHRTLEWLIQDYLEHMEHHIYNQILIQNKNE; translated from the coding sequence ATGCAAAAGGTAGTTGAGAGAATAAATCATTGGATAAAAACATTACCAGAAGTGTATAACACGATGTCTGAGGAAGAAGTTTCAAGTCGACCATTGCCAAATAAATGGTCTAAAAAAGAAATAGTAGGACATTTGTGTGACTCTGCAATATTGAATATGGAGAGGTTTATAAAAATTCAATACGAAGAAAGTGTTTATATTGTTGAATCATATGATCAAGACCAATGGGTAGCAGTACAGAATTATCAAGATACAAAACTCGGCGAAATAGTTAACCTTTTTCAAACCCTAAATAATCAAATATTAAATATTGTTCAACATATTCCTAATGATAAGTTATCCAACCTTTGCGACATAGGAAACAATCAACATAGGACACTAGAATGGTTAATACAAGACTATCTTGAACATATGGAACACCACATTTACAATCAAATCTTAATACAAAATAAAAACGAATAA
- a CDS encoding LamG-like jellyroll fold domain-containing protein: MIKSWKKVSIIGLLLILTIPVTVLGDEQTEPINFDRASVHDPSIIKADNGKYYVFGSHIAVAESNDLINWNSTMDQEYQMPENNPIYGNLSKNLAESFEWAGEDDADSTGGYAVWAPDIFWNKDYVWENGDTGAYMLYYSVSSTYIRSAIGIAVSKDIDGPFKYTDTIMYSGFTNYETYDNNSDVNKHYENTNIADLIEDGTIEEANPDWFTEDGNFNNALYTNAIDANILYDENGDLYMTYGSWSGGTYILELDKETGTPIYPGEDGTTEDGRMIDRYFGTKIAGGYGRSGEGTYAVYDDETGYYYLYITYGGLASDGGYQMRQFRSESIDGPYLDAAGNEAVFPEEFDIGVGNFPGNDDHKNIGNKMMGNFLFKRDYGEEGTGIGTGYMAPGHNSYLIDEELGKEFIVTHTRFPEQGEMHQVRVHQTFKNSDDWPVPTPYHYAGEEIEAVSESDVTGDYKYINHGKEITGELTESTWVQLEEDHKVTGAVTGTWKLYDDYRVEITADEKTYDGVFIRQYDPTAEQWVMTFSAMSDEGVVIWGSRTESKPDQEVVDGIKQELSESLPERAISDINLPTMATQGTEITWKSSHPEIISAEGVVNRPSAGSDDANVELTATITLGEVTETFTVTVTVPAREEGGLSAYYDFSDNFSDRSGNQEDATVTGDRIHNTGGEITFAEGIAGQAAKFDGTSGLKLANGLISGDQYSISLWMKPEEITEFTTTFFGARTENNWISVVPNAQSITKVWSHNGDDWYDAASDAIIPAGEWTHFAFTVDQGQATVYINGEEKFSGDNFPDVFTTENVQFSLGVNYWDTPFKGLMDEVRVYDGLVLPAEDVQDLYQNPETDEDGDDNGGQQEDTTVIGKLDDLEKEENSYQAQVDNNKTIIKKEVVDQLQDSDYIVLQFENVQVKIPVSILKGKGDIAFELGEVSDTVQAKYDHAVSDLYDFTLTANGEAISLDSPVTLTFTVDQEKVSDWDNLQVAYIDENGEQKEEIAPTSVNKDTAEVVADVEQFSIYGVLQVDDDGTNTGGGSTGDGDEGGSDGSESDGDETEDNGATETGDDTGDNGQSTGGETLPETATNQYNLLIAGLLFIAAGAGVFFMVRKRKHMTN, encoded by the coding sequence ATGATCAAGAGTTGGAAAAAAGTATCTATTATCGGTCTATTATTAATCTTAACCATTCCGGTAACCGTGCTTGGAGACGAGCAAACAGAGCCAATCAATTTTGACCGTGCTTCTGTACACGATCCATCTATTATTAAGGCGGATAATGGCAAGTATTACGTGTTTGGTTCCCATATCGCCGTTGCAGAATCCAATGATTTAATCAACTGGAATTCGACTATGGATCAGGAATACCAAATGCCTGAGAATAACCCGATCTATGGCAACTTATCTAAAAATCTCGCGGAATCATTCGAATGGGCAGGGGAAGATGACGCTGACAGTACAGGCGGTTATGCGGTCTGGGCACCGGATATTTTCTGGAACAAAGACTATGTCTGGGAGAATGGTGACACGGGTGCGTACATGCTCTATTACAGCGTGTCTTCCACTTATATCCGCTCCGCTATCGGTATCGCGGTATCCAAAGATATCGATGGACCGTTTAAATATACCGACACGATTATGTACTCCGGTTTTACCAACTATGAAACCTATGACAATAATAGTGATGTGAACAAGCATTATGAAAATACCAACATCGCTGATCTGATTGAGGATGGTACGATCGAGGAAGCCAATCCGGATTGGTTTACCGAAGATGGCAACTTCAACAACGCGCTATACACGAATGCGATCGATGCCAATATTCTCTATGATGAGAATGGTGACTTGTATATGACGTACGGCTCCTGGTCAGGCGGTACCTATATTTTAGAATTGGATAAAGAAACAGGTACACCGATCTATCCAGGCGAAGATGGCACAACGGAAGACGGCAGAATGATCGATCGCTATTTTGGTACGAAAATTGCGGGTGGCTACGGACGCTCCGGCGAGGGAACCTATGCCGTTTATGATGATGAAACCGGCTATTATTACCTTTACATCACGTATGGCGGACTAGCTTCTGATGGCGGTTATCAAATGCGCCAGTTCCGATCAGAAAGCATTGACGGTCCTTACCTAGATGCTGCAGGAAACGAAGCTGTTTTTCCTGAAGAATTCGATATTGGTGTAGGTAATTTCCCAGGGAATGATGATCACAAAAATATTGGGAATAAGATGATGGGGAACTTCCTGTTTAAGCGTGACTATGGGGAAGAAGGTACAGGAATCGGTACCGGCTATATGGCGCCTGGTCACAACTCATATTTAATTGATGAAGAGCTAGGAAAAGAATTTATCGTGACCCACACACGTTTTCCAGAACAAGGGGAAATGCATCAGGTCCGCGTGCACCAAACATTTAAAAACAGTGATGACTGGCCAGTACCAACGCCATATCACTACGCAGGTGAAGAAATCGAAGCAGTTTCCGAATCAGATGTTACCGGTGACTATAAATATATCAACCATGGCAAAGAAATCACCGGTGAGTTAACCGAATCGACATGGGTGCAATTAGAGGAAGACCATAAGGTGACGGGGGCGGTTACCGGTACATGGAAGCTCTATGATGACTACCGTGTGGAAATCACTGCCGACGAGAAAACGTACGATGGTGTCTTCATTCGCCAGTATGATCCGACAGCCGAGCAATGGGTGATGACGTTCAGTGCGATGTCTGACGAAGGTGTCGTGATCTGGGGAAGCAGAACGGAAAGTAAACCCGATCAGGAAGTAGTGGACGGCATTAAGCAAGAACTAAGCGAAAGCCTTCCGGAACGTGCTATTTCCGACATCAACCTGCCAACAATGGCAACACAGGGAACGGAAATTACATGGAAATCATCGCATCCGGAAATTATCTCAGCAGAAGGTGTTGTCAATCGACCGTCGGCTGGATCGGATGACGCCAATGTAGAATTGACAGCGACCATTACGTTAGGCGAGGTGACAGAAACCTTTACGGTAACAGTAACTGTCCCAGCTAGAGAAGAAGGCGGCTTGTCCGCTTATTATGATTTCAGTGATAACTTTTCTGATCGATCAGGAAATCAGGAAGACGCTACTGTCACAGGTGATCGCATCCATAACACCGGCGGAGAAATTACTTTTGCAGAAGGTATTGCCGGTCAGGCAGCGAAATTTGATGGTACATCCGGATTAAAGCTCGCGAATGGGTTAATTTCCGGTGATCAATATTCGATCTCGCTATGGATGAAACCAGAAGAAATCACGGAATTCACGACCACCTTTTTCGGTGCAAGAACGGAAAATAACTGGATCAGTGTGGTACCGAATGCACAGAGCATTACCAAGGTATGGTCTCATAACGGCGATGACTGGTATGATGCCGCATCCGATGCAATTATTCCAGCAGGAGAGTGGACCCATTTTGCTTTCACAGTCGATCAAGGCCAAGCAACCGTCTATATTAACGGCGAAGAGAAGTTTTCCGGTGACAATTTCCCGGATGTTTTTACAACAGAAAATGTCCAATTCAGTCTAGGCGTCAACTACTGGGATACACCATTTAAAGGGTTGATGGACGAGGTTCGTGTTTATGATGGTTTAGTACTTCCAGCAGAAGACGTGCAGGATCTCTATCAAAACCCTGAAACAGATGAAGACGGAGATGACAACGGTGGCCAGCAAGAAGACACTACCGTAATCGGCAAGTTAGATGATCTAGAAAAAGAGGAGAACAGCTACCAAGCGCAAGTCGATAATAACAAGACGATTATCAAAAAAGAGGTAGTCGATCAGCTGCAGGATAGCGATTATATTGTTCTGCAATTCGAGAACGTCCAAGTGAAAATCCCGGTATCGATTTTAAAAGGGAAAGGTGATATTGCCTTCGAATTAGGTGAGGTATCAGATACGGTTCAAGCGAAATATGACCATGCTGTCAGTGACTTGTATGACTTCACGCTGACCGCCAATGGCGAAGCAATCAGCCTCGATTCACCAGTAACGCTGACATTCACCGTCGATCAGGAAAAAGTGTCCGACTGGGATAACCTGCAAGTAGCGTATATCGATGAGAATGGCGAACAAAAAGAAGAAATCGCGCCAACCAGCGTGAATAAAGATACGGCTGAGGTAGTGGCAGATGTCGAGCAATTCAGTATTTATGGCGTATTGCAAGTAGACGATGATGGCACAAATACTGGCGGAGGTTCCACAGGAGATGGAGACGAAGGTGGAAGTGATGGCTCAGAGTCTGATGGTGACGAAACTGAGGATAATGGAGCCACAGAAACTGGTGATGACACAGGCGACAACGGCCAATCCACCGGTGGAGAAACACTGCCAGAGACAGCGACGAATCAATATAACTTGCTGATAGCAGGACTACTGTTCATTGCAGCAGGTGCTGGTGTGTTTTTCATGGTAAGAAAAAGAAAACATATGACGAATTAA